One window of Triticum dicoccoides isolate Atlit2015 ecotype Zavitan chromosome 5A, WEW_v2.0, whole genome shotgun sequence genomic DNA carries:
- the LOC119297150 gene encoding zinc finger BED domain-containing protein RICESLEEPER 2-like: MKHYNLERSAFSGHLKKYSGRVSLTADMWTSNQTLSYLCITCHLINSKWILQKRIFRFFMVETPHNGVTMFNVLLKSLQECNIEDKLFSMTLDNASVNGTMVNNLRKNLNSKHMLPIKGQLLHIRCACHVINLIVQDGLTTMKGVIDDIRESVKYIKSSPSRLDKFKEVVAQVGISCKLPSADVPTRWNSTYIMLESALPFRRAFRALVQKDPDYVFCPSSGEWKNADTVCAMLNVFHTATNVLSGSSYSTSNLYFHQIWNVRLLLQKEASTKDEVVQAMVGEMQKKFDKYWMESYLPNCIPVILDPRFKLCFIEFRLKQAFGPDVERHLLAVKEVLDNLFEEYSSQMTDALDESAPRQNFDEVVNEENDPLADWDQHLNKKQRQTASELARYLEEDTFTRTEDFNILQWWHLHSSKYPILSCIARDVLAVQASVVASESAFSTGKRLISDYRSRLCSETVEALICLQDWFRCNDKHANAPDQGHYY; this comes from the coding sequence ATGAAACACTATAATTTGGAGAGGTCGGCGTTCTCTGGACATTTGAAGAAATACAGTGGTAGAGTTTCTTTAACAGCGGACATGTGGACATCTAATCAGACTTTGTCCTATCTATGCATCACTTGCCATTTGATCAACAGCAAGTGGATTTTGCAAAAGAGGATCTTCAGATTTTTTATGGTGGAGACTCCACATAATGGAGTAACAATGTTTAATGTCTTATTAAAGAGTTTACAGGAGTGTAATATTGAGGACAAACTCTTTAGTATGACATTGGATAATGCATCAGTTAATGGTACAATGGTCAATAATCTTAGAAAAAATCTGAACAGCAAGCATATGTTGCCTATTAAAGGTCAATTACTTCATATCCGTTGTGCATGCCATGTGATAAATTTGATTGTCCAAGATGGTTTGACAACGATGAAAGGTGTGATAGATGATATCAGAGAGAGTGTGAAGTACATTAAGAGTTCTCCCTCTCGGTTGGACAAGTTCAAAGAAGTAGTTGCGCAAGTTGGTATCTCTTGCAAACTCCCCTCGGCTGATGTGCCAACACGTTGGAACTCCACCTATATTATGTTGGAGTCAGCGCTCCCCTTTCGAAGAGCCTTTCGTGCTTTGGTGCAAAAGGACCCAGATTATGTGTTTTGCCCATCCTCAGGAGAGTGGAAAAATGCTGATACAGTTTGTGCTATGTTAAACGTTTTTCACACAGCCACAAATGTACTTTCTGGTTCAAGTTATTCTACCTCAAATTTGTACTTTCATCAAATCTGGAATGTGAGGTTATTGTTGCAGAAGGAAGCTTCAACAAAGGATGAAGTCGTTCAAGCAATGGTTGGAGAGATGCAAAAAAAGTTTGATAAGTATTGGATGGAATCATATTTGCCAAACTGTATTCCTGTGATCCTTGATCCACGATTTAAACTTTGCTTCATCGAGTTTCGACTAAAACAAGCTTTTGGTCCAGATGTAGAAAGACACTTGCTTGCAGTGAAAGAAGTTCTTGACAACCTTTTCGAAGAATATTCTTCACAAATGACGGATGCATTGGATGAGTCAGCACCCCGACAAAATTTTGATGAGGTTGTGAATGAAGAGAATGATCCGTTGGCGGATTGGGACCAACACTTGAATAAGAAGCAACGCCAAACTGCTAGTGAGCTTGCCAGATACTTAGAAGAAGACACATTCACTCGCACAGAGGATTTCAACATTCTTCAATGGTGGCATCTTCACTCGTCTAAGTATCCCATCCTTTCTTGTATAGCTCGTGATGTTCTTGCTGTACAAGCTTCCGTCGTAGCGTCAGAGTCGGCTTTCAGTACCGGAAAGCGTTTGATCAGCGATTACAGAAGTAGATTGTGCAGCGAGACAGTGGAAGCCTTAATCTGCCTTCAAGATTGGTTTAGATGTAATGATAAGCATGCCAATGCTCCTGATCAAGGTCACTACTATTAA